The following DNA comes from Kitasatospora sp. NBC_01287.
GCGTGCTGGTGGTCGGTGCGACGGGAGGTATCGGCCTGTACGCGCTCCAGCTGGCCGCCTCGCTCGGCGCCAAGGTGATCGCCACCGCGACCTCCGAGGACGCGGACTACGTGCGTGGGCTCGGCGCGCAGGGCACCGTCGACTACAAGGCGGGTGACGTCGCGGAGCAGACGCTGCGCCAGGTCCCGGGCGGGGTGGACGTGGTGGTCGACCTGATCAATCGCGGTGACGCGCTCTCCACCACGGCCCGCGCGGTCCGCGACGGGGGCCGACTGGTCTCCCCCCTCTTCGGGCCGCAGGACCTGGGCCGGGGAGTCACCGGCGTCTACATCGGCAGCTTCACCGCCGAGCCCGGCGACCTGGAGGACCTGGCCGCCCGCGCGGCCGACGGGCGGCTGCGGGTGGAGATCGGCGCCACCTACCCGTTCGCCGACGCCCCGCAGGCGGTGTCCGACTTCTCGAACAAGCACATCCGGGGCAAGGTCGTCGTCACCGTCCCGTAGCGACGAACGACGCCGTCGCACAGCGGGCGGCCGGCACCCCCGGGAGCGCCGGCGAACTGCTCGGCCGAGCACCGCCCAGCGGGGCAGCGGCGTTCGGCCCGCCGGCACTCGGGGCGCCCCGGCCGACGTGCCGCCCCACCCGTCACCCCCACCCGTCACCCCCGCCCGTCACCCCTCCGCGCGCACCCCGGCTCCCCGCGGGGTGCGGGTCATCGCGAGGTAGACGGCCGTGGAGACCAGCAGGCCGGTCGGCAGCGAGAGGTCGGTGCCGCCCGCCGCCCGGGCTATCGGGCCGGTGTAGAGCGGGGAGTCGACGCACTGGAAGGCGACGGCGGCGCCCGCGACCAAGGCGGTCACGCCGGCCCAGTTGACCCCGGAGGAGTACCAGAACGGGCTGCCCGGGGCCTCGTCCACCAGCCCCGGGCCGTCGTAGCGGTTGCGGCGCAGCAGGATGTCGGTGGCGTAGACGGCCATGCTGGGGCCGAGCAGCGCGACCATCAGCTGGAGCACGCTGTCGACGGTGTCCAGGAAGTTGGAGACCAGCAGCGCGTACAGGGTCAGCGCCACACCGAGGCTGCCGTCCAGCGCGACGCTGCGCGAGCGCCGGATCCGCAGCCCGACCGCCTGCAGGGCCAGGCCCGAACTGTAGGCGGTCATCGCGTTGTTGGCGATCACGCCGAGGACCACCGCGAGCAGGAAGGCCGGCTTGAACCAGGACGGCACGATCGTCAGCAGCGCGCTCTGCGGGTCGGACATGTCGAGCGCGGTGCCGGCCAGCGAGCCGAGCGCGGTGAACAGCATGCTGGGCAGGAAGGCGCCGAGCGCCGTCCACCCGGCGACCGCCCTCGGTGAGGTACGGCGGGGCAGGTAGCGGGAGAAGTCGGCGCTGTTGTTGTAGGAGAGCGGCCCGGAGGCGATCAGCGCCACCCCGCCGGCCAGCGCCGCCCAGAGCGCGCTGCCGTGCAGGGGCTGCTCGGGCCGGTAGTCCCAGCGCGCGTGGCCCAGCACGTAGCCGCCGAGCACGGTGAAGACCGCGGTCAGCACCAGGGTGATCGGCAGGTAGAGCTTCACGATGGCGGCGTGCCCGTAGACGCTGATGACCAGCGTGGCCGCGGCGACGAGGACGATGATCACGACCTTGACGGCCGTCCCGGGCCGGATGCCGACCTCGGCCGCGAGGCTGAAGGCGGCCAGTGAGCCGGCGGACCAGTTCAGCGCGAGGTAGCAGACCGAGACGAACCAGCCGGTCACGGCGATGTTCGCGCGGTTCCCCCGGACGCCGAACATCGCCCGCATGATCACCTCGCTCGGTGCCCCGGCGGCCGGCCCGCTGACGGCGAGCAGCCCGACCAGCGCCCAGCAGAGGTTGCCGACCGCGATCACGGCCAGCGACTGCCACAGGTCGAGGCCCAGCAGGATCAGCGCGCCGCCGACCACCAGGTTGAGGTAGCTGACGTTGGGCGCCGCCCAGACGGCGAAGAGCTGCCGCGCGCTGCCGTGCCGCTCGTCCTCGGGGATGAAGTCGATGCCGTGCGCTTCCACCCGTCCGGCCCGGTCGGGCGGCGGCAGGGGGTGGGGGACCTCCGTGCGGGGGTCTGGAATCGTGGATTCCATGGAGTCCTCCGAACTGTCGAACTCGGACCGGCCGGCACCTGGTGGGCGGTCCTGAGAGCCCGTCTTGTCTATTGGTCGCACATCCAATAGCGTGCGGGGCATGTCGTCAAGCGTTCAGCCGAAACGGGTCCGCAAGACCCCGGAGGCCCGCCGGGCCGAGATCGTGGCCGCGGCGGCCGCCGTCGCCCTCACCGAGGGCCTGGAGTGCATCACCATGCGGCGGATGGCCGATGAGCTGGCCGTGCGCCCCGGACTGATCAGCCACTACTTCCCGGTGGCGGAGGAGTTGGTCGCCGAGGCGTTCGGCAGCGCGGCCACCGCCGAGTTGGAGGAGCTGCTCCCGGCCGACCCGGCGGCGGGGCGCCCGGTCGAGCGGCTGGCCCGGTTCTTCTCGCTGACGGCCGGGGAGCGCTACGACGGCATGAGCAGACTCTGGCTCAACGCCAGGCACCTCAGCCGGTTCCGGGACGGGCTGCGCGAGCGGGTCGGCCACCAGGAGGCCCGCTGGCGCGACCGCCTGACCGGGGTGATCAGCGCCGGAGTGGCCGCCGGGGAGTTCCGGACCGAGGATCCCGCGTTCACCGCGATCCACCTGCTCGTCGTGCTGGACGGCCTCAGCGCCCACGCCAACACCGACCGGGGCGACCCGAGCGAGCGGTCCGCGGCGGTGGCGAACCTGGCCGTCAGCACGGCCGAGCGCGAACTGCGCCTGCCGGCCGGCGCCCTGCGCACCAGACCCGAGAACCTTCGGCCGGCGCCACCGGCCACCGACTGACCAGCGCCCGCCCGACCGGCGCCCGACCGGCGCCCGACCGAGCACCAGCTGCTCGACCAGCACCTGCCCCACCAGCACCTGAAGGAGCCGCTCGTGCCCACCGACCTCGTCCTGCTCTCCGCCCGGCTGCTCGACCCGGCCACGGGGCGGCTCCTGCCGCACACCGCACTGGCCGCCGCCGACGGCCGGATCACCCACCTCGGCGACGACCGCGAACTGCGGGCCCTGGCCGGCCCGGCCACCACCGTGGTCGACCTCAAGGGCGCGGTGGTCACCCCGGGCCTGGTCGACGGACACCTGCACCCGCTCTCCGGCGTCGAGCGCACCATGGGCGTCGACCTCTCCGGCTGCGCCGACCTGCCCGCCGTGCGCGCGGCGCTGGCCCGGGAGGCCGCCGCCCTGGCGCCCGGTGCCTGGCTGCGCGGCTGGGGGCTCGACCCCAACGTCTTCGGCGACCGGCCCGTGGCCACCGCCGCCCTCGGGCCGGTGCTCGACGGCGTCCCCGCGGCCCTCGACCTCTTCGACGCGCACTCGATGCTGGCCAGCCCGCGCGCGCTGGAGCTGGCGGGCATCGACGGGCCGCGCCACTTCGAGCAGGCCGCCGAGATCGTCTGCGACGCCGACGGACGCCCCACCGGCCTGCTCCTGGAGGACGCCGCCTGCGAGCTGCTGGAGGCTGCCGCTCCCAAGCCCACCGCCGCCGAGTTGCACGAGCGGGCGGCGGCCGTGCTGCGCGCGATGGCCGCCTCGGGCCTGACCGGCGGCCACGCGATGGACGCGAACGGCGACAGCCTGGCCGGCTACGCCGCGCTGGAGGCGGACGGCGCCCTCCCGCTGCGGCTGCGCGTGGCGCCCTGGTGCCAGCCCGGCACCGCCAACGACGCCGACGCGGTCACCGAGCTGATCCGCCTGCAGGGCACCGGCGGTGCGCGCTGGCGGGTGGACGGCGTGAAGCTCTTCATGGACGGCACCATCGACAACGGCACCGCCTGGCTCGAAGCGCCCGACTGCCATGGCCAGTCCACCCACGCCTTCTGGCCCGACCCTCAGGTCTACACCCGGGTGATCGGGCAGCTCCACCGCGCGGGCGTGCCCACCGCCACCCACGCCATCGGCGACGCCGCCGTGCGGCACGTGCTCGACGCCATCGAGCGGGCGCAGGGCGGCAGGGCGGGCGGGGCGGGCGGGGCCGGACCGGTGCGCCACCGGGTCGAGCACATCGAGACCGTCCCCGACGACACCGTGCACCGCTTCGCCGCGCTCGGCGTCACCGCCTCCATGCAGCCCACCCACTGCTGCGACTACACCAGGGCCGACCACACCGACAACTGGTCCCGCCGCCTCGGCGAGGAGCGGGCCGCCCGCGCCTGGCGCTGCCGCGACCTGTGGGAGGCGGGCGCCCGGGTGGTGCTCGGCTCCGACTGGCCGATCGCCCCGTACCCGCCGCTCACCGTCATGGCCGGCGCCCGGCACCGCCGCCCGAGCCGCGACCTGGCCGAGCCCCCGCACGGGATCGAGCAGGCGCTGACCCCGTTGCAGGCGCTGCGGGGCGTCACCGTCAACCCGGCCTGGGCGGCGGGCGAGGAGGCGGTGGCCGGCCGCCTCGCCGTCGGCTACCGCGCCGACCTCACCGCGCTCGCCGAGAACCCGCTCACCGTCGCGGACACCGAGCTGGCCGAACTCCCCGTGCTGCTCACGGCGGTGGACGGACGGCCGACACACCGGGCCGCCGGGATCTGAGCCGCGGTCAGCTGGCCCGGCCGACGGCGTCCGGCGCCCCACCCCGACCTTCGAAGGCCCGCTCCACGCCACGTCCAGCAGCGCCAACTCGCGTCCGGCGAGCTGCCGGCGAGCTGCCGGCGAGCTGCCGGCGAGCTGCCGGCGAGCTGCCGGCAGGCGTCCGGCGCGGCATGGGCCAGGTACTCGGCCTCCTCGATCGCCCGCGCGTCCCAC
Coding sequences within:
- a CDS encoding NADP-dependent oxidoreductase, yielding MKALVAREYTTLDGVIVTDLPKPVAGPGEVLLKVEAAALNPLDLALVTGAMKDLFPVEHPLVVGMDAAGTVAEAGQGVTAYAPGDPVLAFTGQAGAVAEYTVVAVGPHLAKRPAGLAAPHAAAIPESGMTATCLLRAVGLAAGESVLVVGATGGIGLYALQLAASLGAKVIATATSEDADYVRGLGAQGTVDYKAGDVAEQTLRQVPGGVDVVVDLINRGDALSTTARAVRDGGRLVSPLFGPQDLGRGVTGVYIGSFTAEPGDLEDLAARAADGRLRVEIGATYPFADAPQAVSDFSNKHIRGKVVVTVP
- a CDS encoding cytosine permease, translating into MESTIPDPRTEVPHPLPPPDRAGRVEAHGIDFIPEDERHGSARQLFAVWAAPNVSYLNLVVGGALILLGLDLWQSLAVIAVGNLCWALVGLLAVSGPAAGAPSEVIMRAMFGVRGNRANIAVTGWFVSVCYLALNWSAGSLAAFSLAAEVGIRPGTAVKVVIIVLVAAATLVISVYGHAAIVKLYLPITLVLTAVFTVLGGYVLGHARWDYRPEQPLHGSALWAALAGGVALIASGPLSYNNSADFSRYLPRRTSPRAVAGWTALGAFLPSMLFTALGSLAGTALDMSDPQSALLTIVPSWFKPAFLLAVVLGVIANNAMTAYSSGLALQAVGLRIRRSRSVALDGSLGVALTLYALLVSNFLDTVDSVLQLMVALLGPSMAVYATDILLRRNRYDGPGLVDEAPGSPFWYSSGVNWAGVTALVAGAAVAFQCVDSPLYTGPIARAAGGTDLSLPTGLLVSTAVYLAMTRTPRGAGVRAEG
- a CDS encoding TetR family transcriptional regulator C-terminal domain-containing protein; this translates as MSSSVQPKRVRKTPEARRAEIVAAAAAVALTEGLECITMRRMADELAVRPGLISHYFPVAEELVAEAFGSAATAELEELLPADPAAGRPVERLARFFSLTAGERYDGMSRLWLNARHLSRFRDGLRERVGHQEARWRDRLTGVISAGVAAGEFRTEDPAFTAIHLLVVLDGLSAHANTDRGDPSERSAAVANLAVSTAERELRLPAGALRTRPENLRPAPPATD
- a CDS encoding amidohydrolase, encoding MPTDLVLLSARLLDPATGRLLPHTALAAADGRITHLGDDRELRALAGPATTVVDLKGAVVTPGLVDGHLHPLSGVERTMGVDLSGCADLPAVRAALAREAAALAPGAWLRGWGLDPNVFGDRPVATAALGPVLDGVPAALDLFDAHSMLASPRALELAGIDGPRHFEQAAEIVCDADGRPTGLLLEDAACELLEAAAPKPTAAELHERAAAVLRAMAASGLTGGHAMDANGDSLAGYAALEADGALPLRLRVAPWCQPGTANDADAVTELIRLQGTGGARWRVDGVKLFMDGTIDNGTAWLEAPDCHGQSTHAFWPDPQVYTRVIGQLHRAGVPTATHAIGDAAVRHVLDAIERAQGGRAGGAGGAGPVRHRVEHIETVPDDTVHRFAALGVTASMQPTHCCDYTRADHTDNWSRRLGEERAARAWRCRDLWEAGARVVLGSDWPIAPYPPLTVMAGARHRRPSRDLAEPPHGIEQALTPLQALRGVTVNPAWAAGEEAVAGRLAVGYRADLTALAENPLTVADTELAELPVLLTAVDGRPTHRAAGI